From the Megalops cyprinoides isolate fMegCyp1 chromosome 21, fMegCyp1.pri, whole genome shotgun sequence genome, one window contains:
- the LOC118769118 gene encoding free fatty acid receptor 1 produces MALNNVDDTSSTLHNVTKDFDMVAKVTVADFISLLIYSFTFLLGLPANLLVLGVYTRKACKRGATPNVVYALNLCLANLALVAWLPVKALEVVLQRWALPPTLCLVYNFFLFASLYGSCLFLTAVAVGRYLSAAFPISYKLYRRARLSCGVSAALWALVLIHLGLGLAAEGGAYFTHTSTYNNTSTCFQNFTAEQHAVLLPLRLEMALLLFLLPLSITAFCTLRCVALVRHSCLPAGRKRRVVAVTFSTLAVFVVCYGPYNLSHVVGFVMRDTVGWRSEAMLTSSCNVFLEPAVMLMLSPSRLPGLAGRLCRRAAGPGRATSATH; encoded by the exons ATGGCTCTGAACAATGTGGACGACACGTCAAGCACCTTACACAACGTCACAAAG gaCTTTGACATGGTGGCGAAGGTAACTGTGGCGGACTTTATCTCACTGCTCATCTACTCCTTCACCTTCCTGCTGGGCCTGCCCGCCAACCTGCTGGTGCTGGGCGTGTACACCCGCAAGGCTTGCAAGCGGGGAGCCACGCCCAACGTGGTGTATGCCCTCAACCTGTGCCTCGCCAACCTGGCGCTGGTGGCCTGGCTGCCCGTCAAGGCCCTGGAGGTGGTGCTGCAGAGGTGGGCCCTGCCCCCGACTCTCTGCCTTGTCTACAACTTCTTCCTCTTCGCCTCGCTCTACGGCAGCTGCCTGTTCCTCACCGCCGTGGCCGTCGGCCGCTACCTTAGCGCTGCCTTCCCCATCAGCTACAAGCTGTACCGCCGTGCCCGGCTCTCCTGCGGCGTCAGCGCCGCCCTGTGGGCGCTGGTGCTCATCCACCTGGGGCTGGGCCTGGCGGCAGAGGGAGGGGCCTATTTCACCCACACCTCCACGTACAACAACACCTCCACCTGCTTCCAGAACTTCACTGCCGAGCAGCACGCCGTACTGCTTCCTCTGCGCCTGGAGATggcactgctgctctttctgctgCCCCTGAGCATCACGGCCTTCTGCACGCTGCGCTGCGTGGCCCTGGTGAGGCACTCCTGCCTCCCCGCGGGGCGGAAGCGGCGGGTGGTGGCCGTGACCTTCTCCACGCTGGCCGTGTTCGTGGTGTGCTACGGCCCCTACAACCTGTCGCATGTGGTGGGCTTCGTGATGCGGGACACGGTGGGCTGGAGGAGCGAGGCCATGCTCACCAGCTCCTGCAACGTCTTCCTGGAGCCCGCGGTGATGCTAATGCTCTCGCCCTCCCGCCTGCCCGGGCTGGCGGGGAGACTCTGCAGGAGGGCAGCGGGACCTGGGAGAGCGACGTCAGCCACACACTGA
- the LOC118769117 gene encoding free fatty acid receptor 2-like, producing MLTSHSQLVLSVCIITFLTGLPANALAFYTFCKKVKKKPTPIDILLLNLTTSDLIFLIFLPFKMKEAADNMLWKLPYTLCPITGFVFYSTIYNSTFFLTAVSVERYLGVAFPIRYKLYRRPLYTVVVSIFFWVLSSVNLSIVYIMPYYDPQNVSDSTSPTDCYREFTPKQLQVLLPVRLELCLLLFCVPFLISCFCYINFIRILSRLPNISRRRRLRAIGLALGTLLVFAFCFGPYNVSHVVGFATKRSPDWRHIALLFSTFNACLDPLIFYFTSSAMRSTFSHCLTGLTERLCRLHCHRPHCCPLQGPSNIDKYKEPGPHEGNACNDSPLPDIS from the coding sequence ATGCTGACCAGCCACTCCCAgctggtgctgtctgtctgcatcatcACCTTCCTGACCGGCCTGCCGGCCAACGCCCTGGCCTTCTATACCTTCTGCAAGAAGGTCAAGAAGAAACCCACCCCCATCGACATACTGCTGCTCAACCTCACCACCTCCGACCTCATTTTCCTCATCTTCCTGCCCTTCAAGATGAAAGAAGCGGCTGACAACATGCTGTGGAAGCTGCCCTACACCCTGTGCCCCATAACGGGCTTCGTCTTCTACTCCACCATCTACAACAGCACGTTCTTTCTCACGGCAGTCAGCGTGGAGCGCTACCTGGGCGTGGCCTTCCCGATCCGGTACAAGCTCTACCGCCGGCCCCTCTACACTGTGGTGGTCAGCATCTTCTTCTGGGTGCTCTCCTCCGTCAACCTCAGCATCGTCTACATCATGCCCTACTACGACCCCCAGAATGTCAGCGACAGCACCTCCCCAACAGACTGCTACCGGGAGTTCACGCCCAAGCAGCTCCAGGTGCTCCTGCCCGTGAGGCTGGAGCTCTGCCTCCTGCTGTTCTGCGTCCCCTTCCTCATCTCCTGCTTCTGTTACATCAACTTCATCCGCATCCTCTCCAGGCTGCCCAACATCAGCCGGCGGCGGCGGCTGCGGGCCATCGGCCTGGCCCTGGGGACGCTGCTGGTCTTCGCCTTCTGCTTCGGGCCCTACAACGTGTCACACGTTGTGGGCTTCGCCACGAAGAGAAGCCCGGACTGGCGCCACATCGCCCTGCTGTTCAGCACCTTCAACGCCTGCCTGGACCCCCTCATCTTCTACTTCACCTCCTCCGCCATGAGGAGCACGTTCAGCCACTGTCTGACTGGACTCACAGAGAGGCTGTGCCGTCTGCACTGCCACAgacctcactgctgccccctgcagggaCCATCTAACATTGACAAATACAAAGAGCCAGGGCCCCACGAGGGCAACGCGTGCAACGACAGTCCTCTCCCTGATATTAGCtag